One Maniola hyperantus chromosome 17, iAphHyp1.2, whole genome shotgun sequence DNA window includes the following coding sequences:
- the LOC117990288 gene encoding cytochrome P450 6k1-like, with the protein MRKMYIYLLVITAVTCFFTWLYLKWLSVKSYWAVRGVPYLPPNPVLGSLDFLQRYNPGLWLRQLYKLNSPYVGIWFLWRPGLVVNSPDIARRILVKDFANFRNKYLSSGDSDPVGGLNLFTVNDPIWSFLRQRLSSVFTAAKLRVLQDYITLKAKELAQRIRNDRHNPIELKVMYVDFATDVIGTSAFGVPSDATLTGKGPMRSITYDFGKFGLMRGLTWCSIFFFPDLVDYLRLTFFPRKSQAFMKKMFRIMVKSREENAETRESKDLLDALIKLKKDKIDNNEEVSEDLLLAQAAIFLLGGFETSGSVLSWLTYEMTFNPDLQDKLYEELKEAKERIGDKDFDSQLLTELTYLNCCIKEGLRKYSSMGWLDRIAIADYRIDDKVTVKAGMPVYVNSIGMHYDPEYFPDPEKFDPDRFLPENEKDIKQYTYMPFGEGPRLCIGSRFAQTTLRHALSSVFLNFKLYPVAGKPKPIDVKIDNRSVLYLPGEPLYVRFEPRE; encoded by the exons atgcgaaa aATGTACATCTACTTGCTAGTTATCACCGCAGTCACTTGCTTCTTCACGTGGCTCTACCTGAAATGGCTGTCAGTGAAAAGTTATTGGGCAGTTcgtggggttccgtacctaccaccCAACCCCGTTCTGGGCAGCCTCGACTTTCTGCAGCGATATAATCct GGTCTATGGCTTCGGCAGCTGTACAAGCTCAACAGTCCCTACGTGGGGATCTGGTTCCTCTGGAGACCAGGTCTGGTTGTCAACTCACCGGACATAGCTCGAAGGATACTGGTCAAAGACTTCGCCAACTTCAGGAACAAATACTTGAGCTCAGGGGACTCCGATCCTGTTGGAGGACTGAATTTGTTCACCGTTAat GATCCTATTTGGTCATTTTTGAGACAACGTTTGAGCTCCGTATTCACCGCAGCCAAGCTCAGGGTCCTGCAAGACTACATCACACTGAAAGCCAAGGAGCTCGCGCAGAGGATTCGTAACGATAGACATAATCCTATTGAACTAAAA GTAATGTATGTGGATTTTGCGACCGATGTCATTGGCACATCAGCATTCGGAGTGCCAAGCGACGCCACGCTCACAGGCAAGGGCCCGATGAGGTCAATCACCTACGACTTTGGCAAGTTTGGACTCATGCGGGGCCTGACTTGGTGCAGTATATTCTTCTTCCCTGATTTAGTTGACTATTTAAG GTTAACGTTCTTCCCAAGAAAATCACAAGCATTTATGAAAAAGATGTTTAGAATAATGGTCAAAAGCCGAGAAGAAAACGCAGAGACTAGAGAATCCAAAGACTTGCTCGATGCTCTGATCAAACTCAAAAAGGACAAGATAGATAATAATGAAg agGTTTCTGAAGATTTGTTGCTAGCACAAGCGGCTATATTCCTACTCGGTGGGTTCGAAACTTCTGGGAGTGTTCTTTCTTGGCTCACATACGAAATGACCTTCAACCCTGACCTACAG GATAAACTATACGAAGAGCTCAAAGAGGCAAAAGAGCGAATTGGGGACAAAGACTTTGATTCACAATTGCTTACAGAGTTGACTTATCTTAATTGTTGTATAAAAG aggGACTCCGCAAGTATAGTTCAATGGGTTGGCTAGACAGGATCGCTATAGCAGACTATCGAATCGACGACAAAGTGACAGTCAAGGCTGGCATGCCGGTGTACGTCAACAGTATCGGCATGCATTATGATCCTGAATACTTCCCTGATCCAGAAAAGTTTGATCCTGACAGATTTTTGCCAGAAAATGAAAAGGATATCAAACAGTACACGTACATGCCTTTTGGAGAGGGACCGAGGTTGTGTATAG GGTCCCGTTTTGCACAAACAACATTGCGTCACGCGCTGTCGTCCGTGTTCCTGAACTTCAAGCTGTACCCTGTGGCCGGCAAACCCAAGCCGATAGACGTGAAGATCGACAACCGATCCGTGCTGTACCTGCCTGGAGAACCGCTTTATGTTCGCTTTGAGCCTAGGGAATAG